In one Aedes albopictus strain Foshan unplaced genomic scaffold, AalbF5 HiC_scaffold_118, whole genome shotgun sequence genomic region, the following are encoded:
- the LOC134284420 gene encoding histone H4 yields MTGRGKGGKGLGKGGAKRHRKVLRDNIQGITKPAIRRLARRGGVKRISGLIYEETRGVLKVFLENVIRDAVTYTEHAKRKTVTAMDVVYALKRQGRTLYGFGG; encoded by the coding sequence ATGACTGGCCGTGGCAAGGGAGGTAAAGGACTCGGAAAAGGAGGCGCCAAGCGTCATCGCAAGGTCTTGCGTGATAACATCCAGGGTATCACCAAGCCTGCCATCCGTCGTCTGGCTCGTCGTGGTGGAGTCAAGCGTATCTCCGGTCTCATCTACGAGGAAACTCGTGGTGtgctgaaggtgttcctggaaaaCGTCATCCGTGATGCCGTCACCTACACTGAACACGCCAAGCGCAAAACCGTTACCGCTATGGATGTTGTCTACGCTCTGAAGCGACAGGGACGCACTCTGTACGGTTTCGGAGGTTAA